One region of Streptococcus parasanguinis genomic DNA includes:
- a CDS encoding MarR family winged helix-turn-helix transcriptional regulator, protein MDKPLLEFKKIGHLIHLMVEREAKKRGLEFSAGPQGQVLGFLSHREKEGKVTLIRDVEQELHISKSVTSNLIKRMEKNGFIYLEPSPTDKRAKYVYLTDSVKDKLNDMKQFFEEVDQDMMAGVSEEELAIFFRVMHQFYENMKKRSEE, encoded by the coding sequence ATGGACAAACCTTTACTAGAATTTAAAAAAATCGGTCATCTCATTCACCTCATGGTAGAAAGAGAGGCCAAGAAGAGAGGGCTTGAATTTAGCGCAGGACCCCAAGGTCAGGTATTGGGCTTTTTATCTCATCGTGAAAAGGAGGGGAAAGTGACCTTGATTCGGGATGTTGAGCAGGAACTTCATATCTCAAAATCCGTGACGAGTAACCTGATCAAGCGCATGGAGAAAAATGGCTTTATTTATCTAGAGCCTAGTCCAACCGATAAACGGGCCAAGTATGTCTACCTAACAGACAGTGTAAAAGATAAATTGAATGACATGAAACAATTCTTTGAAGAAGTGGACCAGGATATGATGGCTGGTGTATCAGAAGAAGAATTGGCCATCTTTTTCAGGGTCA
- a CDS encoding peptide deformylase, protein MKKNIVKDVLFLGQKSEEATPEDRTLALDLQDTLNAHLLECVGLAANMIGVKKRAIIIRMGSENLVLFNPVLLEKKKPYQTEEGCLSLVGSRPTTRYEEISVAYRDMNWKAKTIHLSGFSAQICQHEMDHLEGIII, encoded by the coding sequence ATGAAAAAGAATATTGTAAAAGATGTCTTATTCTTGGGTCAAAAGTCAGAAGAAGCGACACCTGAGGATCGCACCTTGGCTTTGGATTTGCAGGACACCTTAAATGCTCATCTCCTTGAGTGTGTCGGTTTAGCAGCCAATATGATCGGGGTGAAAAAGCGAGCGATTATCATCCGAATGGGAAGTGAAAATTTGGTCCTGTTTAATCCGGTTCTCCTTGAAAAGAAAAAGCCTTACCAAACAGAGGAAGGATGCTTGTCCTTGGTGGGGAGTCGGCCGACCACTCGTTATGAGGAGATTTCAGTGGCCTATCGAGATATGAATTGGAAAGCAAAAACAATTCATTTGTCAGGCTTTTCGGCCCAGATCTGTCAGCATGAAATGGATCATCTAGAAGGCATTATTATCTAA
- the scrK gene encoding fructokinase ScrK, with protein sequence MTKLYGSLEAGGTKFVCAVGDENYNVVEKVQFPTTKPIETIDKCIEFFSKFEDLVGLAIGSFGPIDIDPNSNTYGFITTTPKPNWANVDIVGAFRRALNVPIYFTTDVNSSAYGEVVARNNAGGHIENLVYYTIGTGIGAGVIQRGEFIGGAGHPEMGHYYVAQHPMDVEKEFKGVCPFHNGCLEGFAAGPSLEARTGIRGENIELNSNVWDIQAYYIAQAAVNATVTFRPDVIVFGGGVMAQQHMLDRVRTKFTALLNGYLPVPDVRDYIVTPAVAGNGSATLGNFVLAKEVSEKLKK encoded by the coding sequence ATGACAAAATTATATGGAAGTTTGGAAGCTGGCGGTACAAAATTTGTTTGTGCGGTTGGTGATGAAAACTATAATGTTGTGGAAAAAGTACAATTTCCAACAACCAAGCCAATTGAGACGATTGATAAGTGTATTGAATTTTTCTCAAAATTTGAGGATCTAGTTGGGCTTGCGATTGGTTCATTTGGACCAATTGATATCGATCCAAATTCAAACACTTATGGTTTCATCACAACGACTCCAAAACCAAATTGGGCCAATGTAGATATCGTTGGGGCCTTCCGTCGTGCCTTGAATGTACCTATCTATTTCACAACAGATGTGAATAGTTCTGCCTATGGAGAAGTGGTCGCACGCAACAATGCGGGTGGTCATATCGAAAACTTGGTTTACTATACAATCGGAACAGGAATCGGAGCTGGTGTCATCCAACGTGGTGAGTTTATCGGGGGAGCTGGGCACCCAGAAATGGGACACTACTATGTGGCCCAACACCCAATGGATGTGGAAAAAGAATTCAAGGGTGTTTGTCCTTTCCACAATGGCTGTTTGGAAGGTTTTGCGGCTGGTCCTAGTCTCGAAGCTCGTACGGGTATTCGTGGGGAAAACATTGAACTCAACAGCAATGTATGGGATATTCAAGCCTACTACATCGCACAAGCAGCAGTGAATGCGACAGTTACCTTCCGCCCAGACGTCATTGTCTTTGGAGGAGGAGTCATGGCTCAACAACATATGTTAGATCGTGTTCGCACGAAATTTACTGCCCTCTTGAACGGTTACCTCCCTGTACCTGATGTGAGAGATTATATTGTGACACCTGCAGTTGCCGGCAATGGTTCAGCGACCTTGGGGAACTTTGTCCTTGCAAAAGAAGTGAGCGAAAAGCTTAAAAAATAA